A genomic region of Caenorhabditis elegans chromosome V contains the following coding sequences:
- the argk-1 gene encoding arginine kinase (Confirmed by transcript evidence), translated as MSSQIRGSKQHEDVDPVTIKKIEEAYVMLNGPDGAKCSSLLKKNLTKDVIEKLKTKSTKLGANLYDCIRSGVYCLDALVGVYAPDAEAYTLFAPLFDKIIEDYHGLGPDQKQPPVDLGEGKTKEFPPLDPKGKYIKSTRIRCGRSLNGYQFNPCLTEDNYLEMEEKVKKAFSEFSDEELKGTYYPLDGMSKDTQNQLIADHFLFKEGDRHLQYANACNFWPKGRGIFHNNKKTFLIWVNEEDHLRIISMQEGSDVGAVLERLIKGVRGIEKQVQFSRDDRLGWLTFCPTNLGSTVRASVHIALPKLSAREDFKQICDKLDLQLRGIHGEHSESEGGVYDISNRARLGLSEYEAVKKMYDGVKNLIEMEEKET; from the exons ATGTCATCTCAAATTCGCGGCTCCAAACAG CATGAAGACGTTGACCCCGTCacgatcaaaaaaattgaggaagcATATGTCATGCTTAACGGTCCTGATGGTGCAAAATGCAGCTCGCTTcttaagaaaaatttgacCAAGGATGTCATCGAGAAGCTCAAAACAAAGAGTACAAAGCTCGGAGCCAATCTTTACGACTGCATCAGATCGGGTGTTTACTGTTTGGACGCACTGGTCGGGGTATACGCTCCAGATGCTGAAGCTTATACTTTGTTTGCTCCATTGTTTGATAAGATTATTGAGGATTATCATGGGCTCGGCCCGGATCAGAAGCAACCACCAGTCGATCTTGGAGAGGGAAAGACCAAGGAGTTCCCACCGTTGGATCCCAAGGGAAAATACATCAAATCGACTAGAATTCGCTGTGGACGTTCGTTGAATGGATATCAATTTAATCCCTGTCTCACTGAGGATAACTATCTCGAGATGGAAGAAAAGGTGAAGAaggcattttcagaattttccgaCGAGGAACTCAAGGGGACTTACTATCCGTTGGATGGAATGAGCAAGGATACCCAGAACCAGTTGATTGCTGATCACTTCCTGTTCAAGGAAGGCGACAGGCATCTTCAATACGCAAATGCTTGCAACTTCTGGCCAAAAGGACGCGGTATTTTCCATAACaacaagaaaacttttttgatttgggTGAATGAAGAGGATCATTTGAGAATTATTTCAATGCAAGAAGGATCTGATGTTGGTGCTGTTCTCGAAAGACTTATCAAGGGAGTTCGTGGAATTGAGAAGCAG GTTCAATTCTCGCGCGATGATCGTCTCGGGTGGCTGACGTTCTGCCCAACTAACCTTGGTTCAACTGTTCGTGCATCTGTTCACATTGCTCTTCCAAAACTCAGCGCTCGTGAAGACTTCAAGCAAATCTGCGATAAGCTTGACCTCCAGCTGCGCGGAATTCACGGTGAACACTCGGAATCTGAGGGAGGAGTTTATGACATTTCTAACagg GCTCGTCTCGGACTCTCGGAGTACGAAGCTGTCAAGAAAATGTACGATGGAGTGAAGAATCTGATTGAGATGGAGGAGAAAGAAACATAA
- the cth-1 gene encoding cystathionine gamma-lyase (Confirmed by transcript evidence) has protein sequence MATFPHFGTDAVHVGQEPEQWDINQVVPPISMSTTYKQDNPGEPKRYDYARGGNPTRDVLQKNLAALEGAKHCQAFSSGLAASSAVINLLNHGDHIVCSDDVYGGTIRYIRQIAVKKYGMEVDSVDLTDVQNLEKAIKPNTKMVWFESPSNPLLKVVDIAAVVQTAKRANPEIVVVVDNTFMTPYFQRPLSLGADIAVHSITKYINGHSDIIMGAAITNNDEFQQHLHFMQRAIGGVPSPFDCFLVNRGLKTLHVRMKAHFENALAIAKFLEAHDCIESVLYPALPSHPQHTVHVKQTKGMSGMISFYLKGELCQSRAFLSALKVFTLAESLGGCESLAELPSIMTHASVPSATRAELGITDNLIRISVGIEDLDDLIADLDQALKIAIPNV, from the exons ATGGCTACTTTTCCACACTTTGGAACTGATGCAGTCCACGTTGGCCAAGAACCAGAACAATGGGATATTAATCAG gtaGTTCCACCAATTAGTATGTCCACTACCTACAAGCAGGATAACCCAGGAGAGCCGAAGCGGTACGATTATGCTCGTGGTGGAAACCCAACACGCGAtgttcttcagaaaaatttggcCGCTCTTGAGGGCGCCAAACATTGTCAAGCATTTTCTTCTGGGCTCGCTGCATCTTCAGCCGTCATCAATCTTCTCAATCATGGCGATCATATTGTGTGCTCCGATGATGTTTACGGAGGAACTATCCGTTACATTCGCCAAATTGCTGTTAAAAAGTATGGAATGGAAGTGGATTCGGTTGATTTAACTGATGTTCAGAATCTCGAGAAAGCCATCAAGCCAAACACCAAAATGGTTTGGTTCGAATCTCCATCTAACCCGCTTTTGAAGGTGGTTGATATCGCAGCCGTGGTACAGACTGCAAAAAGAGCTAATCCAGAAATTGTTGTGGTTGTTGACAACACTTTCATGACTCCGTACTTCCAGCGCCCACTTTCTCTCGGCGCAGACATTGCTGTTCATTCAATAACCAAATATATTAATGGACATTCTGATATTATTATGGGAGCCGCTATCACTAATAATGACGAGTTCCAGCAGCATCTACACTTCATGCAACGTG caatcgGAGGTGTTCCATCTCCATTCGACTGTTTCCTTGTCAATCGTGGACTCAAAACACTTCACGTCAGAATGAAGGCTCACTTTGAAAACGCGCTAGCCATAGCCAAATTCCTTGAAGCTCATGACTGCATCGAATCGGTTCTCTATCCAGCTCTTCCTTCGCATCCACAGCACACGGTTCATGTGAAACAAACCAAGGGAATGTCCGGAATGATATCATTCTATCTGAAAGGAGAACTTTGCCAAAGCCGTGCGTTTCTTTCTGCTCTCAAAGTGTTTACGTTGGCTGAATCTCTCGGAGGATGTGAATCACTGGCAGAGCTCCCATCAATAATGACGCATGCTTCGGTGCCGTCTGCAACTCGTGCTGAACTTGGTATTACTGATAATCTCATTCGTATTTCTGTTGGAATCGAAGATCTGGATGACCTGATTGCTGATCTGGATCaagctttgaaaattgctaTTCCAAACGTATAA
- the cth-1 gene encoding cystathionine gamma-lyase (Confirmed by transcript evidence), producing MSTTYKQDNPGEPKRYDYARGGNPTRDVLQKNLAALEGAKHCQAFSSGLAASSAVINLLNHGDHIVCSDDVYGGTIRYIRQIAVKKYGMEVDSVDLTDVQNLEKAIKPNTKMVWFESPSNPLLKVVDIAAVVQTAKRANPEIVVVVDNTFMTPYFQRPLSLGADIAVHSITKYINGHSDIIMGAAITNNDEFQQHLHFMQRAIGGVPSPFDCFLVNRGLKTLHVRMKAHFENALAIAKFLEAHDCIESVLYPALPSHPQHTVHVKQTKGMSGMISFYLKGELCQSRAFLSALKVFTLAESLGGCESLAELPSIMTHASVPSATRAELGITDNLIRISVGIEDLDDLIADLDQALKIAIPNV from the exons ATGTCCACTACCTACAAGCAGGATAACCCAGGAGAGCCGAAGCGGTACGATTATGCTCGTGGTGGAAACCCAACACGCGAtgttcttcagaaaaatttggcCGCTCTTGAGGGCGCCAAACATTGTCAAGCATTTTCTTCTGGGCTCGCTGCATCTTCAGCCGTCATCAATCTTCTCAATCATGGCGATCATATTGTGTGCTCCGATGATGTTTACGGAGGAACTATCCGTTACATTCGCCAAATTGCTGTTAAAAAGTATGGAATGGAAGTGGATTCGGTTGATTTAACTGATGTTCAGAATCTCGAGAAAGCCATCAAGCCAAACACCAAAATGGTTTGGTTCGAATCTCCATCTAACCCGCTTTTGAAGGTGGTTGATATCGCAGCCGTGGTACAGACTGCAAAAAGAGCTAATCCAGAAATTGTTGTGGTTGTTGACAACACTTTCATGACTCCGTACTTCCAGCGCCCACTTTCTCTCGGCGCAGACATTGCTGTTCATTCAATAACCAAATATATTAATGGACATTCTGATATTATTATGGGAGCCGCTATCACTAATAATGACGAGTTCCAGCAGCATCTACACTTCATGCAACGTG caatcgGAGGTGTTCCATCTCCATTCGACTGTTTCCTTGTCAATCGTGGACTCAAAACACTTCACGTCAGAATGAAGGCTCACTTTGAAAACGCGCTAGCCATAGCCAAATTCCTTGAAGCTCATGACTGCATCGAATCGGTTCTCTATCCAGCTCTTCCTTCGCATCCACAGCACACGGTTCATGTGAAACAAACCAAGGGAATGTCCGGAATGATATCATTCTATCTGAAAGGAGAACTTTGCCAAAGCCGTGCGTTTCTTTCTGCTCTCAAAGTGTTTACGTTGGCTGAATCTCTCGGAGGATGTGAATCACTGGCAGAGCTCCCATCAATAATGACGCATGCTTCGGTGCCGTCTGCAACTCGTGCTGAACTTGGTATTACTGATAATCTCATTCGTATTTCTGTTGGAATCGAAGATCTGGATGACCTGATTGCTGATCTGGATCaagctttgaaaattgctaTTCCAAACGTATAA